A window of the Natronomonas salina genome harbors these coding sequences:
- a CDS encoding glycosyltransferase family 2 protein yields the protein MDSPEQSTSQTRESSSSLTDGSESEQRLGPEEHRSNPASVDTSREFQTDDRIIVGIPTYNEEVAIGSVVLNSQQYADEVIVVDDGSTDQTVEIATQAGATVIKHPENKGKGGAIKTLLSHAQNRDLDALVLLDGDGQHVPRDIPDVVEPILQKECDFTIGSRYLDEETTETPLHRRIGQRVLDYLTLGSSGQNLTDTQSGFRAFSPGAVAKMNLRTDGMGVESEMIGEATANNLDIKEVPIDVRYDNIDGQTYSSMQHGLTVAAFITQLIRDRHPMLFFGVPALLMLIAGGGVMTHSAWLYQATGQFHQWRVIISGFTILVGTICLFCGLVLSQVQHMIRGHLN from the coding sequence ATGGATTCACCTGAACAATCAACATCACAAACGCGTGAATCCAGCTCGTCGCTGACCGACGGGTCCGAGTCGGAGCAACGACTCGGACCCGAAGAGCATCGGTCGAACCCAGCATCTGTGGATACCAGTCGGGAGTTTCAGACCGACGACCGAATCATCGTTGGGATCCCGACGTACAACGAGGAGGTCGCTATCGGCAGCGTCGTCCTCAACAGCCAGCAGTACGCCGACGAGGTGATCGTCGTCGACGACGGGAGCACCGATCAGACGGTCGAGATCGCCACTCAGGCTGGTGCAACGGTCATCAAGCATCCCGAGAACAAAGGGAAGGGTGGCGCAATCAAGACGCTGTTGAGCCACGCCCAGAATCGTGACCTCGACGCACTGGTCCTGCTCGACGGCGATGGCCAACACGTGCCTCGAGATATCCCCGACGTCGTCGAACCGATTCTCCAGAAGGAGTGCGATTTCACGATCGGGAGTCGGTACCTCGATGAGGAGACGACTGAGACGCCGCTACACCGCCGGATCGGCCAGCGTGTGCTCGACTATCTGACCCTGGGGTCGTCAGGGCAGAACCTCACTGACACCCAGAGTGGCTTCCGTGCGTTCTCACCGGGAGCGGTAGCTAAAATGAACCTCCGGACTGATGGAATGGGCGTCGAAAGCGAGATGATCGGGGAGGCCACAGCGAACAATCTCGACATCAAAGAGGTTCCCATCGACGTCCGATACGACAACATCGACGGACAGACGTATAGCTCGATGCAACACGGCTTGACCGTTGCGGCCTTCATTACACAACTTATCCGTGATCGGCACCCGATGTTGTTCTTCGGGGTGCCCGCGCTCCTCATGCTGATCGCTGGAGGTGGGGTAATGACGCACAGCGCGTGGTTGTACCAGGCCACAGGCCAATTTCACCAGTGGCGCGTCATCATCAGTGGGTTCACCATCCTGGTCGGGACGATCTGTCTCTTCTGTGGGCTCGTTCTAAGCCAAGTTCAGCATATGATTCGAGGCCACCTGAACTAG
- a CDS encoding DUF354 domain-containing protein has translation MSDTRPTAWLDLVSPSHPFFFSALLDELPGLDVKTTVRKKTETVDLAETEGFDFEIVGRDFNNTLLRKVGIPLRTAQLSVQAPAADISLSSRNAMCILASKVRGIPSIHFTDNDITAHVDGLTVEELYNRFEAQATHNVVPAAFQTEELTKWGADPSQIHTYQGYKEDVYVANFEPDPDFTSKLPFEDFVVIRPEALDAAYVDAESSLVPRLLEGFVAEGMNVVYLPRGRGDIEYADGYSRTQVFTPNQALDGLQLAWHSRGILTGSGTMAREAACMEKPAVSFFPSSLLSVDQEMVENDMIFHSRDPQAIVEFIMSTSEEERTPDTSRSNEVFDDVVQIVDRLIESETGMEFE, from the coding sequence ATGAGTGATACGCGTCCAACCGCTTGGCTGGATCTCGTCAGTCCGTCCCACCCGTTCTTCTTCTCGGCATTACTCGATGAGCTGCCGGGTCTCGATGTAAAGACGACAGTGCGGAAGAAGACTGAAACCGTAGACTTGGCTGAAACCGAGGGGTTCGATTTTGAGATCGTCGGCCGGGATTTCAACAATACCCTGTTGCGGAAAGTCGGGATCCCCCTCAGGACCGCTCAGTTGAGCGTGCAGGCACCTGCAGCGGACATCTCATTGTCGTCTCGCAACGCGATGTGCATTCTCGCATCGAAGGTTCGAGGAATTCCGTCGATTCACTTCACCGATAACGATATCACAGCCCACGTAGATGGCCTCACGGTCGAAGAACTCTACAATCGATTCGAGGCCCAAGCGACTCACAACGTTGTCCCCGCAGCGTTTCAAACCGAGGAACTGACAAAATGGGGCGCGGATCCATCCCAGATTCACACCTACCAGGGGTACAAAGAGGACGTCTACGTGGCCAACTTCGAACCCGACCCGGATTTCACGTCCAAGTTACCGTTCGAGGACTTCGTCGTTATTCGGCCGGAAGCACTCGATGCGGCGTATGTAGATGCTGAATCGTCGCTCGTCCCTCGATTACTCGAGGGATTCGTGGCTGAAGGAATGAACGTCGTGTACCTGCCACGCGGTCGAGGAGATATCGAGTACGCCGACGGCTACAGCCGAACGCAAGTTTTCACCCCGAATCAAGCGTTAGATGGCCTGCAACTGGCATGGCACTCTCGTGGGATATTGACCGGGTCAGGCACCATGGCACGTGAAGCCGCTTGCATGGAGAAGCCCGCGGTTTCATTCTTCCCGAGTTCGCTGCTATCGGTCGACCAGGAGATGGTCGAGAACGATATGATCTTCCATTCTCGCGACCCCCAGGCCATCGTCGAATTCATCATGTCGACGTCAGAGGAAGAACGGACACCAGATACGTCCAGATCGAACGAAGTATTCGACGACGTAGTGCAGATCGTCGATAGGCTGATCGAGTCGGAGACGGGGATGGAGTTCGAATGA